The DNA sequence CCGGCCACCGCTTCGCCGTTGCCGTTGGCCGTGACCGCGCCCTGACGGAGTTTCGCGCCGATTTTCACCTCCGCCACGTCGCGGACATACACGGGCACATGCTCGGGCGTCGTGGCGACAATGATGTTCGCGATGTCGTCCACATTTTTCACCAGCCCCAAACCGCGCACGACGTATTGCTCGGATTTGTGTTCGATGAAATTGCCGCTGGCGTTTTCGTTGTTCTTTTCCAGCGCCTCGAAAACCTGCGGCAACGTGATGTGGTAGGAAGTCAGTCGGTCGGGATTCACGATCACCTGATATTGCTTTACCATTCCGCCGAACGAATTCACATCCGTCACGCCGGGAACCGTGCGCAGAATCGGGCGCACGACGTAATCCTGCAGCGTGCGCAGCTCGGTCGCGTCGTAGCGCTGGTCTTTGCTGACGAGCGTGTATTGATAAATTTCGCCGAGGCCGGTGGTGATCGGGCCAAGCTCGGCGTCCACGCCGGCGGGCAATTTGTCGCGCGCGCTTTGCAAGCGCTCGAACACCAGTTGACGCGCGAAATAATCATCCACGCCGTCCGCGAACACGACGGTGATCGCGCCGAGGCCAATTTTGGAAACGGAGCGAATCTCGGTCAGCCGCGGCAATCCGCCGAGTTCGATTTCGATCGGACGCGTGACGAGCTTTTCGACTTCCGGCGGAGACATCCCGCCCGCGGTGGCGAGCACCTGCACCTGGACGTTGGTTACGTCAGGGAATGCGTCGATGGGAATCTGCTTGAGTGAGAGCCAGCCAAAGCCGGCCAGGGCCAGCGCGGCCAGCGCGACGAGCAGGCGCTGGCGGACGGAGAAGTTGAGTATGGAGTTGATCATGTCATTCCTCTCCGAGTTCGCCCTTGAGCATTTCGGATTTCAAAATGAAGCTGCCGTCGGTCACCACTCTTTCGCCGGGCTTCAAGCCAGCGAGAATTTGCACGCGGCCCTGTTGTTCCTCGCCGAGTTTCACAACCCGCTTTTCGAATTTGTTGCCGTCCTGCGCTACGAAGACGATCTGGTCAGCGCCATCGGTCTGCAGCGCGGTGTCGGAAATCAACAGCGCATCATTCAGAATCGTGGTCGTGATTTCCACGTCGGCAAACATGCCGGGTTTCAAGCGTCCATCGGCATTGTCCACCGCGATGCGGACCTCCAACGTGCGCGAGCCGGATTCCACCTGGTTGCCGACGAGCACGACTTTGCCGTGGAATTGTTCCTGCGGATACGGGAGCACGGTGAACATGGCATCCTGGCCGGTTTTCACGGCGGCGATGTCGCGCTCCTTCACTTCGGCAATGGCCCACAACTGGGTCGGATCGCTGAGGGTGTAAATGGACGTTGCCTTGTCCACCAATTCGCCGGTGGTTGCCGTGCGCTCGATGATGACGCCGTCCTGCGGCGCTTTGATTTCCAGCGGCCGGCCGAGCAGTTCCGGCGACTCGACCAAGGCCATGATCTCGCCTGCCTGCACGTGGTCGTTGAGGTCGAAGTTGAGTTTGGTCAGGCGGCCTTCAAACGTCGAAGTGACCTTGGCCGTCTTGTTCAAGTTCGCGCTGATGCGGCCCGCGGCCTTGAGCGTCATGCCGAGCTGGCCCAAGGCGGCGGACTCGATCTTCAAGTCCATGTGGTTCAGATTTTCGGGCGTGAGCGCGACGATGTTTTCGTCGTGGCCAGCTTCCGGCTTCGCTTCTGCGGCGGGTTCGATCTTTTTGTCGCAACCCGTGAGGGTGACGACGAGCAGAGGGACAAGGAGCAGTCGTTTCATGGAAAAGTGCCTTTCCGTTCGGTTCAAGGATGGGACAGTTCGTCGAGCGGCTGGCCCACGGCGGATTCCAGGTCGGCGCGGGCCTCGAAAACTTTTTGCAGCGCGTCAAAATAGTCCGCCTGCGTGTCGAAGTAAGTGCGCTGCGCCTCCAGATACAACAGCAGGGGCGTGCGCCCGTCGGCATAGCCGGCTTCGGCGGCATCCAACGCGGCCCGCAATTTGTCGCGCACCGCGGGCGTGTAGAAGGCAAGTGATTCCTGCGCTGCGGTCAAGTTTTGCGCCGCCAGGGTCACGTCCCGCCGGATTTCACGGCGGAGGTTTTCGAGTTCGGCCAGCGCCTTTTCCTGCGCGGCTGTTGCGGTGGCGATCTCGCCCTTCTTTTTGTCCCACAACGGCAGTGGCAGGCTGATGCCCAAGCCGACGATTTGCTCGTCGCGGGTGTATTCGATGTTGGGCCCGATTTTGAAATCCGGCAGACGCGACTTGCGGACGGATTGCAGTTTCAACCCGGAGCGCTCCACTTCAGCCGCTTGAATTTGGATGGCAGGATTCGACCCCAACGCTTTGGCGAGCAGTCCGACCGGGTCGGGCTGCATCACCGCTCGGGGGAGCGGGCCCGTGACGGCCAGCGGCTCGTCTGGCGGGCGGCCGAGCAAGGCATTCAAGGTCACGCGCGCCGCATCCTGCCGCGCTTGCGCTTCACGCAGCGATTTTTGCGCGGCGACCGCCTCGACTTCCGCCTTGGTGACCTCGAACCCGGGCGCGAATCCGCCTTCGGCGCGCTTTTTCGCCGCGGCCACGAATGACCGGGCGAGGGTCAACCGCTGCTCCCGCAACGCCACGCCTTCGCGGGCGGCGAGCAGCGTCCAATAGGCGCGTCGCACTTGAACGGCAAGCTGGGAGCGGAAGCCGTCGAGCGCCCGTTGCCGCGCGCTGACGGCCGTTTCGGCGACGGCGCGACGCAACGCGCGTTTGCCTGGCCATTCGAAGGTTTGCTCCACGCCGAAATCGCCGTGAAACATCGTGTCCGAGGGGTTCCGCGCAGACTTGAAGCCGGGTGACGCCGACACCTCGGGATTGGCCCAGGTTTTTGCGGTGGTGACTTCGCCGCGTGCGGCCGCGATTTCCGCCCGCAGCACGCGGAGGGAGGGATTGTTTGTGAGCGCCAGGTCAACGGCGGCGGACAAAGTCAGCACGTTCGCCGGCGTATTTGTCCCGGCGAGGACGGTTTCCTGAACCTTCGCCGGGAGCGCGTGGGCGCCACCCAGCGCCACAGCCAGGAGCAGTGGATAACGACAAAACTTCCTGAACTTCATAAGCAACAAACGAGACGAACCAATGGGAAAACAAAACCACGGGTGCGAACTCACACCACGGCCAGGGCAACGTCCGGAAAGGGACGATCAGGAAGCGAAGGCGGGCGCCCGAACGGGCAGGGCGGTGCGGACGAGGAAATGTCGGGAGGTGACCAGTTGCGGCGGGGCTGCGGTGAGAATGCCGGGGCGGATTTCTTGAGGCGCGAGACTTGCGTCCGGCACCGTCAGCGGTGTCGCGAGGGTGACGAGAAGTGGAACGGGCAGGGCGACGCGAAATTCTTCGGAACGGTAGTGGGATTGCTCAATCTTGCAACAGCCTTGCCGGTTGCAATCATGCCCGGGGTGGCAGGCTGTTTGTGTCGTCTCCGCGCACTGCAAAAACTCCAGCCCGGTCAATGCCTCGATCTGACAGTGCGCCGAAGCTGGCAGCCAGACCAAGGCTGCCAGGGCAAAGAGGATATTTTTCCACCGACGCACGGACCCATAGATAAGTTCAGCACGGGAGATGTTCAAACTAATCTTGCCGGCGCTCCGACGCTTCAACCGTCCTGCGGTATCCTTTCATCAGCAACTCGCCCGGGGCTCTTTCGCTTAGCGAGGCGGTCTCAATCGAGTTTGCGGCGGGGTGCGGGGTCACACTGCTGCGGGAAAGCAGTCGGGTTGCAGAAAAACCCGCCAGCCGGAGGATTAACAAAAAATGAACGGAGCGAACGAGGGCATAAAGGGGCCGTGAATGAAAGTTTCCCCGTTGCGCATCTATTGGTTTCAATTGAATTGCCGTTCTGTTTCCTGCCGTTGGCATCGTAGTTGCAAAAGGGCGCCGGGCGCATTCTGGACGACGTGCCAAAACCAATCGCCGACCGAGTCGGCACACCACAAGGACATGAAGAAAATCGAAGCCATCATAAAACGCTTCAAACTAGAAGCGGTGAAAGACGTCCTCGGTGAGGTGGGGATTACTGGCATGACGGTGCAGGGCTGTTGAAATTCATTCAGACACTTCGTGTTGTTTTTGAAACCCGCTGAGAAAAAAGAACCAAATAAACAGCTGGTAAATTAGTTGCCAGCTGGCATAAAAAGATTGTAATATGTTAATTGTGAATTACTTGTGTGATATGCGGGCATGCTTGGCACCGTAGTTGCATAACCTGTCATGAAAGCGATTCAGCGGAATCGCAAATAAAACCAATCGCTGACGCAGCGTCGGCAAAAAACAACGACATGAAGAAAATCGAAGCCATTATCAAACCCTTCAAATTGGAAGAAGTGAAGGACGCCCTTGGTGAGGTGGGCATTACCGGCATGACCGTGACCGAAGTTAAAGGGTTCGGCCGGCAAAAGGGTCACACCGAAATCTACCGCGGCAGCGAGTATACCGTGGATTTCCTCCCGAAGATCAAATTGGAACTGGTGCTGGCGGACAGCGATGTGCCCCAGGCGGTGGCGGCCATCGTCAAAGCCGCCAAGACCGGGAAGATTGGCGACGGTAAGGTATTTGTTTCCTCGGTTGACGAAGCCGTGCGCATCCGCACCGAAGAAAAGGGTGAAGAGGCCGTTTAACAGATTTCATTCCCACACCACGCTCACCACTATGAAGAAAATCCTCGTTCTCACCCTGCTGACCATCGTCACAGCCCTGGGCACACCGTCCCTGCGGGCGGATGACGCCATCACGGCGCCCGCTCCGGCCCCCACGCTGGAGCAACGCGTCTCGTCCCTGGAAGCTTACGTCAACAACGGCGATCCCACCACGGCGTTGAAAGACAAGGACGGCAAGATTCCCAACGGCCTGGCCACGCCGACATCGGCCACGGCAGGTCCGGGTCATAACGCGTGGATGATGACCAGCGCCGCGCTGGTTCTCTTCATGACCTTGCCCGGCCTGTTCCTGTTCTACGGCGGTCTGGTGCGCCGCAAAAACATCCTGTCCGTCGTCGCGCAATGCTTCGGCATTGCCGGCCTCGTCACGATTCTCTGGGTTGTTTTTGGCTACAGTCTCGTGTTTGCGGACGGTTCGGGCCCGATCATCGGCAATCTGAAGTTCGCGTGGCTGCATGGGGTCGATTCGCTGCCCAACACCAACTATGCCTACTGGGTGTCGCACAACGTGTTCTCCATGTATCAGCTCATGTTCGCCATCATCACGCCTGCGCTGATTCTCGGCGCGATTGCCGAGCGCATGAAGTTTTCAGCGATTCTGCTGTTCGTGGCGCTGTGGATGGTGGTGGTTTACTTCCCGCTGGCGCACATGGTCTGGGGCGTCAACGGACTCATGAACGGCGTCTGGAATGCCGATGCGAAAATCAAGGCGATTGACTTCGCGGGCGGCACCGTGGTGCACATGAGCTCGGGGTGGAGCGCGCTGATCCTCTGCTTGATCCTCGGCAAACGCCTCGGGTTCGGCAAGGAGCCCATGCCGCCGCACAGCATGGTGTTGTGCGCCATCGGCACCGGCATGCTCTGGGTGGGCTGGTATGGTTTCAACGCCGGCTCCGCCGTGGCGGCGGACGGCATCGCGGCCAACGCCTTCATGACCACGACGATTGCGACCGCGGTGGCCTCCTTTGTGTGGCCGTTGGCGGAATGGATTGCCCGCGGCAAGCCCAGTGTGCTCGGCTTCTGCTCCGGCGCCGTGGCGGGCCTGGTGGTGGTGACGCCGGCGTGCGGTTTCATCGATGCGAAGGGCGCTTTGATCATCGGCATTGCCGCCGGTTTGGTGCCGTGGTTCTTCTGCTTGAAGGTCAAGAGCTGGTTCGGTTACGACGACGCCCTGGACACCTTCGGCGTGCATGCCGTGGGCGGAACGCTGGGCGCGCTGCTGACGGGCTTCCTCGCCACCCCGACGGTGAACGGCAACCTCAACACGAACCTCAAGGACATCGTGGGCAGGACGCTCTGGCTTGAACAGCTCAAGGCCATCGGCGTGACACTCGCGCTGGCCATTGTGGGGACGATCGTGATTGCCTACATCGTCAAGGCCGTCATCGGCCTGCGGCCGAGTGCGGAAGTGGAAACGCTCGGTCTCGACCTCGCCGAGCACGGCGAAGAGGGCTATCACGAAGCGGTGCACTGACGCCCGGCCGGTTTCATCACGCGCCCATCGGACGATTCCGGTGGGCGCGTTCGTTTTGGCAGGATCCCCGTGTGGTTCAGGCGACCTGGATGACCAGGGCCGTGGTGTTGTCGCGGCCGCTGCGGGCGACGGATTCCTTGACCAGGCGATGCGCGGGCGCGAGGGAAGCAAGCTCGGGCGCGGGTGTGTTCAGCAGTTCCAGCACGTCGTAATCGTAGAGCCCTTCCATCAGGCCGTCCGAGCACAGCAGGAAGCGGTCGCCGGGCTCGCAACCGACCGCGCCGACCTGCGGGTCCACAAACTGGTTGCCGCCGCCGAGCGCCTTTTGCAGCACGTTGCGGCGCGGATGCGTGCGGGCTTCGCGCTCGTTGATCGTGCCGTTGCGGAACAGCCAGCCGACGTGCGTGTCATCGTGGCTGAGTTGTTTCAGGCCGCCGGCGCGGGCCGGAAGATAATAAATCCGGCTGTCGCCAATGTGGCCGAAATACATCCAGCCCGGCGTGAACCAGCACAGGCTCAACGTGGCCTCCATTCCGGCGCATTCCTCGTAACAGCTCCCCAAGTAGGCGAGTGCCTTGTGGATTTCGCCGAACAATTCCGCCAGCACGTCGGGAAAACCGCTTTGCATGCCGGCGGCCGATTGTTGGTAGGACAGCGGCAGCAGCGACGTGATTTTCTCCACCGCGATCCGGCTCGCGTATTCCCCCGCCAGCGCACCGCCCATGCCGTCGCTGACGGCAAAGACAAAATCCTGCCGGGCCAGCGAGGCTTCGCCGATTTTTCCCAGCCGGTGCACCTCGCGGGCGTCGAACTGGAGGCCGAGGAAGGAATCCTCATTGTTCGGGCGCACCTTGCCGCGGTCGGTCCAGCCGGACCAGTGGAGCAGGGTGGCGGGGGCGGAATTTGCAGAGGCGTCGTCCATGCCGGCGGCAATTATTCAAAGCCCGGCAGAATCGTCGCAAACTCAAAATCGATGATGCAAAACCGGCCGTCGGTCTGCCGGTAGGTGACATTGCGCATTTCGGGGTCGTCGTGCCGCACACCGTAGGTTTCGAGTTCGGCAAACAGCTCCTGCGTCCTCTGCGCGTCGAGACGTTCCACGCGGGAACCGCAACTGGTCGTCACAATGCGCAGTTTTTCCGGGTCCGCCTCCAGCAGGCGCGGCACGAACGGACAGCCGCGCGCTTCCAGAAACCGCAGCACCCGCAACTCGTTCGCGAAGCGCGTCCGGGCGTCGGGACCGTGATAAACCTTGAAGACGCGGCCGTCGAAGCTCAGGTTGACGGTGGCGCGCCGGGTGTCCTTTACTTTGAGCATGGTGCTGGAATGGTGCGCCACTATCGCGCAGGGCGGCGGCTTTGAAAAGGCGGATGGTGGCGGGCCTGACCCGGCTGCTCCTTTTTGTTCGTGGTGGGCAGAGATGAACAGTTTTTTCCGGCGCCGGCGTAACCGTGAATTATTTTGTGCGTTGCCAAGTCCGCGCCAATCGGGCCTTTCGCCGGCTCGTGGGCGTTTGGGCCGCAAAATCCTTGCTGCGTGGCACCCTCCCTGCTCAGATACGCGGCCGACGATGAATCGGGCTCATGAAAGCCCGGCCGGCGTCGCTAAACGTAATTACACAAACCCACGCACATGGCGAAATACAAACTCGAATACATCTGGCTCGACGGTTACGAACCCGTCGCCAATCTCCGCAGCAAAACGCAAATCAAGGAATTCGCGAGCTTTCCGAAGCTGGAAGAGCTCCCGATGTGGGGCTTTGACGGCAGCTCGACGCGCCAGGCCGAGGGCCGCAGCTCCGACTGCATGCTCAAGCCGGTTGCCGTATTCCCGGACAGCACCCGCAAGAACGGCGCGCTGGTCATGTGCGAAGTCATGATGCCCGACGGCAAGACGCCGCATCCGAGCAATTCCCGCGCGACCATTCATGATGACGCTGGCGCGTGGTTCGGGTTTGAGCAGGAGTATTTCCTCTACCAAGACGGCAAGCCGCTCGGCTTCCCGGAAACCGGCTTTCCGTATCCGCAGGGCGAATACTACACCGGCGTCGGCTACAAGAACGTCGGCGACATTGCCCGCCAAATTGTGGAGGAACATCTCGACCTGTGCCTCGACGCCGGCATCAACCATGAAGGCATCAACGCCGAAGTGGCGAAGGGCCAGTGGGAATTCCAGATTTTCGGCAAGGGTTCCCGCACGGCCGCGGACCAGATGTGGGTGGCCCGCTACATTCTCCTGCGCCTGTGCGAAAAATACCGCGTGGACGTGAACTGGCACTGCAAGCCGCTGGGCAAGGATGTGGACTGGAACGGCTCGGGCATGCACACGAATTTCTCGACCAAGCACATGCGCGAAGTCGGCGGCAAGGAATACTTCGAGGCCCTCATGGCGGCGTTCGACAAATACAAGAACGAGCACATCGCCGTGTATGGTCCGGACAATCACCTGCGCCTGACCGGCCTGCATGAAACGCAGTCCATCGACAAGTTTAACTATGGTGTCGCCAACCGTGGCGCGTCTGTCCGCGTGCCGCACAGCTTTGTGAACAACGGCTACAAGGGCTACTTGGAAGACCGCCGTCCGAACTCCCAGGGCGACCCCTACAAGATCGCCAGCCGCATTCTCCAGACGATTGCGACGGTGCCGATCAAGTAACTTTCACGCCGCGTGGGCGGCGTTCTGAATCACACGGCGCGGCCAGCAGGCCGCGCCGTTTTTTTGTTTTTAGCTGCCACCCGCCAAGCTGCCTTCGCCGGCCGCGTGCCGAATAGCCGGTTGCACGGGGCGCGGCGTGTGCGAAGCTGGACGCCATGAAAAGCGCAGCTTCGACTTCACCAATGCCGGGCGTCAGCCGGCGTGACTTCGTGCGGTCGCTGGCCGTTACGGGTGTGGCGGTCGGCCTGACGGGAGGCCTGCTGGCCGATGAAGCGAAATCGGCCGGCATGATTTATCGGACCCTGGGCCGGAGCGGCGAGAAGGTTTCGGCCATCGGCCTCGGCGGTTACCACATCGGCATCCCGCGCGATGACGCCGAGGGCATCGCGTTGATTCGCGCCGCCGTCGATGAGGGCATCAACTTTCTCGACAACTGCTGGGATTACCACGACGGCGGGAGCGAAGTCCGCATGGGCAAGGCGCTGCGGGACGGCTACCGGGCCAAGGTTTTCCTCATGACCAAGATCGACAGCCACTCCCGGGCCGGCGCCGCGCGGCAAATTGACGAATCGTTGCGGCGGCTCCAGACCGATCACATTGACCTGTTGCAGCAGCACGAGGTCATCCGGTCCGATGATCCGGAAAAGGTGTTTGCGCCGGGCGGTTCCATGGAAGCGATTCAGGCTGCGAAAAAGGCGGGTAAAATCCGCTACATCGGCTTCACCGGTCACAAGGATCCGGCGATTCACCGGCACATGCTTGCGGTGGCGGCGACGCACGACTTCAAGTTTGATGCCGTGCAGATGCCGTTGAACGTGATGGACGCCCACTTTCGCAGCTTTGCCGAACAAGTGGTGCCCGGGCTGGTCAAGGACGGCATCGGCGTGCTCGGGATGAAACCCCTCGGCAGCGGGGCAATTCTCCGGAGCGGCACGGTGACGGCCACCGAGTGCCTGCACTATGCACTGAGCCTGCCGACGTCGGTGGTGATCACCGGCATGGAATCGCGGGACCGGCTCGACCAGGCGCTGGCGGCGGTGCGTTCCTTCAAACCGTTGACTTCCGAACAGCGCGCGGCGCTGCTGGCCCGCACGGCGAAGGACGCCGCCACGGGAAACTTCGAACGCTTCAAAACCTCCACCAACTTCGACGGAACCGCGCATAATCCGGACTGGCTCGCGTGAGGGCCGGGACCGCCCGCAAATTTTTTTGCGGTCTCGATGGAACAAAAATGCGCCCCGTTGCGTCTATAAAGAGCGGGCACGGCGCGACGGAGATGGCGACGCGGATTTGCAGCCGCGAAAATGGACTGTTTTTTGCCTCTTTCAAAGCTGGGAAAAAGTGCTGTCCACCCAGTCAGCCACGCGCCTGCTTGTCTCAGTCGGAAGGTTTTGGGGCGGTCTGGCAATGGGGTGAGGTCGGCGGAGCGTGAATCATGAATTTCATCAATGGCAAACGAATCTTGCTGGTGGACGACGAAGCCAGCGTGCGCGACACGTTGCGGTTTCTGCTGACCTCCTTGGGTGGCGAAGTCACGGAAGCGGCCGATGGGGCCGGGGCCTTGGCGCATTACCAGCGGGGGAGATTTGATGTGGTCATCACGGATTACAACATGTCCCACATGCGCGGCGACGAACTGGCCGCAGCCATCAAGACCCTCAACCCAACGCAGCGGATCGTCATGATCAGCGGCTTTCCTGAGCGCGTGCTACGGTCCGGCCGTCGGCCCGACACCGTCGATGCCATTCTGGCCAAGCCCTGCCGGCTGGAAGACCTGCTCGCCGTCCTGCACGAGAACCCGGGTGAAGTCGTCGCCTGACGGTTGCCACTGGCCAAAATCATCACAACCCGTTTCCGCAGAGAGAAAAGCGGCGATTTGGCGGGCCAACCGGCCGGGGCTGACCCGAAAAACCCGCGGGATTTTTGCTTCAACCCCAAGAAATTTCGCTCCAGCCCTGGGAGCGGAGACTCCAACCCTCGGGGCGGACGCTCCGCTCCGAAGGATTTTTCGTCCAGCCCGCGCGTCGGGGGCAGGTGGCGCGGGTCGCCTTGCGCCTTGGCCGGGTTTTCGGGTGGTCTGCGCTTGACGATTCTGGGATTCCGTTCTGAGATGCCATGCGCAGGCCTTGGGTGCATCGTTTGGGCGCCGGGCTTGCGACGCGAAGCCGCATTGAGTTCTCCAACCCACCGACACATGCAATCTCCGCCGGAATTCTTTTGGGTGGCCCGTGCCCGGTTGATGGCGCGCCGCTGCGCCCGCCGCGTCGCCTTCGGGCTCCGGCCCTGGGTGGTTGCCCTGTTGCTGGTTTTCCCGGCCGGCCGGGCCGTAGCATTGGATCCCTTGAAGGCCATCTCGCAGTTCTCCCACCGTTCGTGGGGCATCGCGAGCGGCATCAATCAGGTCAACGCGATTTGTCAGACGCAAGATGGCTATCTGTGGGTCGCCTGCGACAACGGATTGTTCCGATTTGACGGGGCCAGCTTCGTGCCGTGGGAACCGCTGCCTGGCGAGCCCGGGCTGCCGGTGGTCCCGCACGCGTTGCTGCCCGGAACGGATGGCAGTTTGTGGGTGGGCGGCTTGGGCGGGATCACGTGGCTGCACGACGGCCATTCGCGCGCCTTTCCGGTGCGCAATCCCGAGGAACGGGCGTGGGTCAATGCGTTTGGGCGGACGTCCGACGGGTCGATCTGGGCGGGAACGTCCTTGGGCTTGTATCGATTCACGGGCGAGCAATGGGAGCCGGCGTCGGCCGATTTGGGTTTGCCCGCCGCCCGGGTGCAGGCCCTGTTGTTGGATCGCAGTGATGTCTGGTGGCTGACCTTGGAAGATACAACTCACCGGGGACACGGTGCGGTGGCGTTTCGCCGGCCGGGCGAGCGCCGTTTCGAGATGGCGGATACCAACGCGCTGACCAGCGCGATGCTGGCCCAGGCGCCGGATGGCAAGATTTGGGGGGCGCAAACCATGCGGTCGGTTCGTCCGTTCGTGCCAGGCGCCGGCCACATCGAGTGGACGTTTCCGGAAATTCACGTGGGATCCCAGGCCATCGCCTTTGACCGGGATGGCAGCTTTTGGATTGCCACGCTGGGCGACGGCCTGCGGCGGGTCCGGGACACCGCTCAGCTCAGCCAGCACGACATTGGACAGTTTAGCGATGACGTGGACAAGTTCACGCAAAAGGACGGCCTTTCGAGTGATTACGTGCGTTGTCTCTTCGAAGACCGGGAAGGTGTAATCTGGTGCGGCACGTCGGCGGGACTGGACGCCTTCAGTGAAAGCAAGATCACCTCGCTCTCGATGCGCGAGGGGGTGCCGTTTGACCAGAATCTCTGCCTGCAGGCGGCCCCGGATGGCACCGTGTGGGCAGGAGCCACGCCCCGCGGTCTCATGCAAATCAAGCCCGGCGCCCGCGAATTCCAAGATCGTGCGTGGCTCGACTTGAAAAGCGGAAAGGGAGGCACGCTGAACCTTTACACCCTGTATGCGGATCCCGGCGGCGCGCTGTTCGCGGGAACCGGGCTTGGGGTGGCCGTCTGCACGAATGCCAACGGGCCGATGCAACTGCTCGATGAGGTGCCCGATTTGCAAACGGTCATCGCCATTACGCGCGACGGGGCCGGCGGAGTGTGGCTGTGCGATCGCTATGCCGGCGTTTTCCGGCTCCACAGCGGAATCGTGCAAAAATTCCCCGAGCTGCACCGCGAAGCCGACGGATGGGTTTCGGTTGCCTTCACGGATCCGGCCGGGCAGGTCTGGCTGGGGTTGACGACGGGCGAGGTGGCCCGGTATGTCGATGGTCGTTTTCAAATCTTTTCCGCGCGGGACGGCCTCTTTACCGGGCCGGTCACGGCCATTGCCACGAATGCCGCGGGCCAGCTTTGGGTGGCTGGCAAAGGCGGCCTCAGCGGTTTTGAACAAAACCATTTCCAAACTCTGGATCGCCGGCGCGGTCTGCCGTTCGATGACATCTATGCGTTGCTCCCGGATGATGAAGGCTGTTTTTGGCTCGCCGGGCCGGGTGGTCTGTTCCGGGTGGCAACCCGTGACCTGAGCGCCGCCCTCGCTGACCCCGCGGTGCGAATTACCGGCGAAACCCTGAGCCTGTCGGATGGACTGCGCGGCCAGGTGCGTCACATTCCCGTGGGTGTGCGCGGCATCGGCTGCAACG is a window from the Verrucomicrobiia bacterium genome containing:
- a CDS encoding two-component regulator propeller domain-containing protein, producing the protein MQSPPEFFWVARARLMARRCARRVAFGLRPWVVALLLVFPAGRAVALDPLKAISQFSHRSWGIASGINQVNAICQTQDGYLWVACDNGLFRFDGASFVPWEPLPGEPGLPVVPHALLPGTDGSLWVGGLGGITWLHDGHSRAFPVRNPEERAWVNAFGRTSDGSIWAGTSLGLYRFTGEQWEPASADLGLPAARVQALLLDRSDVWWLTLEDTTHRGHGAVAFRRPGERRFEMADTNALTSAMLAQAPDGKIWGAQTMRSVRPFVPGAGHIEWTFPEIHVGSQAIAFDRDGSFWIATLGDGLRRVRDTAQLSQHDIGQFSDDVDKFTQKDGLSSDYVRCLFEDREGVIWCGTSAGLDAFSESKITSLSMREGVPFDQNLCLQAAPDGTVWAGATPRGLMQIKPGAREFQDRAWLDLKSGKGGTLNLYTLYADPGGALFAGTGLGVAVCTNANGPMQLLDEVPDLQTVIAITRDGAGGVWLCDRYAGVFRLHSGIVQKFPELHREADGWVSVAFTDPAGQVWLGLTTGEVARYVDGRFQIFSARDGLFTGPVTAIATNAAGQLWVAGKGGLSGFEQNHFQTLDRRRGLPFDDIYALLPDDEGCFWLAGPGGLFRVATRDLSAALADPAVRITGETLSLSDGLRGQVRHIPVGVRGIGCNVATKSTDGRLWFATTAGLAVVDPRHIPRNQLPPPVRIQQLIVGGVGHTAFAGLTLPVGSRDCEIDYAALSFNNPAKVHYRYRLEGSDAGWVDAGTRRQAFYSNLRPGAYQFRVTADNGDGVWNETGDAVDFKILPAFYQTGWFMALGIGVSLTMLAGGYGWRVRQLKARQAVLQKARDQLAAANLSLTSEVEERQRAESRLRRSEDYLAQAQKLSRSGSFGWNIATGELVWSAETFCILGYAASAKPALSLVFDRVHPDDLPFVRAQLEQAAGDRSALDLEHRLLLPDGRIKHVHVVARPTHADSGDVEFVGAVMDITERKQAAEALRASEHLARGQVEALTSTLSALSRESEPEQLLAHVLQTMGSQLRAHSLGVYELDETPGQVQLVAFSEHGRLRLATPGETQASLQFDLAVTKHPVWTEFFTTGAHCVI